Proteins from one Clostridium cellulovorans 743B genomic window:
- a CDS encoding peptidoglycan D,D-transpeptidase FtsI family protein, with amino-acid sequence MKKKKPFEKNQRLFVAFMTIIFIFIGLMGNYARLLIKHGEEYKTDAERRWFSKEEVTAKRGKILDSNGNELGVSGNVFRADLDLKTLREDGEDTDDAKARYDIGDVAGDMAKILGMTKEEVMEIINSTDSEGEPQNFAQLKRKIEANQAEALTKLKSEKEVRAIIISEDTKRYYPNNEFASKLIGHVNGDDKGLTGVELYYDKYLSGISGQYIQEEDGFSNPLPFTKPTYYPPVQGSDIYLSIDNRIQRLAERIAEKGKKDTAAESVYIVVSDPNTGEIVAMASTGGYDLNNPWISGKSYEELQASWRNNIVSDSFELGSIFKPILAAAALENKAIANDQIIVDCKGSINVAGSPIACDSGTSHGPETIVDILRNSCNVGCVKVAELLGADKLHQYIEKVGLGQATGIDIEGESEGIVLRTDEMGPVELATISYGHANTSTMIQYIAAFNAIANGGTYISPHILKEIKGYNSDGSTFAQKTFDTGRKKAIIAPEVAATVRQDLINVVNHPKGMQIPGYQFGGKTGTAMATEKGEYIAGKYISSFASMLPADKPQYTMMVTVKYPKPEAYYASQTAMPIAKELWTAMIAELGIKPTMPVTTTPTGN; translated from the coding sequence ATGAAAAAGAAAAAACCTTTTGAAAAGAATCAAAGATTATTTGTAGCATTTATGACTATAATATTTATATTTATAGGTCTTATGGGAAACTATGCTAGGTTACTTATAAAACATGGAGAAGAGTATAAGACAGATGCTGAAAGAAGATGGTTTAGTAAAGAAGAGGTAACGGCAAAAAGAGGGAAGATCCTTGATTCCAATGGAAATGAACTTGGTGTAAGTGGAAATGTCTTTAGAGCAGATTTAGATTTGAAAACATTAAGAGAAGATGGTGAAGATACAGACGATGCTAAAGCACGTTATGATATTGGGGATGTTGCAGGAGATATGGCAAAAATATTAGGTATGACTAAGGAAGAAGTCATGGAGATTATCAACAGTACTGATTCTGAAGGAGAACCTCAAAATTTTGCACAGTTAAAAAGAAAAATAGAGGCAAATCAAGCGGAGGCACTAACAAAATTAAAAAGTGAAAAAGAAGTAAGAGCAATAATTATCTCTGAGGATACAAAACGATATTATCCAAATAACGAGTTTGCATCTAAGCTTATTGGTCACGTAAATGGTGATGACAAGGGACTTACAGGAGTTGAACTTTATTATGATAAATACCTTTCTGGAATTTCAGGACAATATATTCAAGAAGAAGATGGATTTTCAAATCCATTGCCTTTTACAAAACCAACGTATTATCCACCGGTTCAAGGAAGTGATATATATTTATCTATAGACAATAGAATTCAAAGATTAGCTGAAAGAATTGCGGAGAAAGGTAAAAAAGATACTGCCGCTGAAAGTGTATATATAGTTGTTTCAGATCCGAACACTGGAGAAATAGTAGCTATGGCAAGTACTGGTGGGTATGATCTTAATAATCCATGGATAAGTGGCAAGTCTTATGAAGAATTGCAAGCTTCTTGGAGAAATAATATTGTCAGTGATTCCTTTGAACTAGGATCAATCTTTAAACCTATCTTAGCAGCAGCAGCTTTAGAAAATAAAGCTATAGCTAATGATCAGATTATTGTTGATTGCAAAGGAAGCATTAACGTTGCAGGTTCACCAATAGCTTGTGATTCAGGTACTTCGCATGGTCCAGAAACTATAGTAGACATACTAAGAAATTCATGCAACGTTGGTTGTGTAAAGGTTGCAGAATTGTTAGGTGCTGATAAGCTGCATCAATATATAGAAAAGGTAGGGCTTGGACAAGCTACAGGGATAGATATTGAAGGTGAATCAGAAGGTATAGTTTTAAGAACTGATGAGATGGGGCCTGTTGAACTTGCTACCATTTCATATGGCCATGCTAACACTTCAACAATGATTCAATATATAGCTGCTTTTAATGCTATTGCCAATGGTGGTACATATATATCACCACATATATTAAAGGAAATAAAGGGATACAATTCTGATGGAAGTACTTTTGCACAAAAGACTTTTGATACTGGACGGAAGAAGGCTATTATTGCACCAGAGGTTGCTGCAACTGTGAGGCAGGACCTTATAAATGTAGTTAACCATCCAAAAGGGATGCAGATACCAGGATATCAGTTTGGTGGAAAGACAGGAACGGCTATGGCAACTGAAAAAGGAGAATATATAGCAGGGAAATATATTTCTTCCTTTGCTTCTATGTTGCCAGCAGATAAACCTCAATATACTATGATGGTAACAGTAAAATATCCAAAACCAGAGGCATATTATGCTTCTCAAACAGCAATGCCAATAGCGAAGGAATTATGGACAGCTATGATAGCGGAATTAGGGATTAAACCTACGATGCCAGTAACAACTACACCTACAGGAAATTAG
- a CDS encoding arsinothricin resistance N-acetyltransferase ArsN1 family A, producing the protein MVIVREARIEDIPYVTAIYNQGIEERTATLESRLRNVKEMEKWLITRSDKHKVLVAEEFETIVGWASINEFSPRECFNANAGMSIYIEKESRGKGVGKTLLIELIETAKSFGFRKLILNTFKKNNASNALYKSMGFKEVGIYEKHGFLDGEYIDIRIMEKLL; encoded by the coding sequence ATGGTAATAGTAAGGGAAGCTAGGATTGAAGATATTCCATATGTGACGGCAATCTATAACCAAGGTATAGAAGAAAGAACTGCTACTTTAGAATCTAGACTTCGTAATGTTAAAGAAATGGAGAAATGGCTTATAACTAGATCGGACAAGCATAAAGTACTTGTTGCAGAGGAATTTGAAACCATAGTTGGTTGGGCATCTATAAATGAATTTAGCCCAAGAGAATGTTTTAATGCAAACGCGGGAATGTCTATATACATAGAAAAAGAAAGTAGAGGGAAAGGTGTTGGCAAAACTCTTTTAATTGAGCTGATAGAAACGGCTAAATCTTTTGGTTTTCGCAAGCTTATCCTAAATACATTTAAAAAGAATAATGCATCCAATGCTTTATATAAATCTATGGGCTTTAAAGAAGTAGGAATATATGAAAAACATGGATTTTTGGATGGTGAATATATAGACATAAGAATAATGGAAAAACTATTATGA
- a CDS encoding DNA polymerase III subunit alpha translates to MSRDFVHLHVHTGYSLLDGSGKISLMVKRAKELGMNAMAITDHGVMYGCVEFYKAAKEVGIKPILGSEIYVASKSMHIKEQGRKNDTHHLVLLVKNSTGYDNLMKIVSAASIDGFYYKPRVDHDFLKKHSEGLIALSACLGGEVQGHILKSNLDIAKETALFYKETFKDGFYLELQNHGMREQIMVNEHLIAMSKELDIPLVATNDIHYINKEDSRAHDILLCIQTGKTIDEKGRMSYQPEQFYIRSQEEMEELFGYVEEALDNTVKIAEQCNFDYEFHVSKLPNFPLPSEQDHFQYLRDTCYKGLAELYEEITEEIKVRLDYELDIIKTMGYVDYFLIVWDFIRFANENGIPTGPGRGSAAGSIVAFTLGITKIDPIKYSLLFERFLNPERVSMPDIDSDFCYERRQEVIDYVVDKYGYESVSQIITFGTMAARMCIRDVGRAMNYSYSEVDAIAKMIPNMLGINIERALEVNSELKAAYEENERVRDLIDVSKTLEGLPRHTSTHAAGVVIASQPLVSYVPLQKNDEAIVTQYTMGTLEELGLLKMDFLGLRTLTVLKDAVDMVKQNKRIEIDLDKIDDADPKVYTMVGEGKTVGVFQLESAGMTSFMKDLKPDSLEDIIAGISLYRPGPMAEIPRYIEGKRNPAKIRYETPELEPILGVTYGVMVYQEQVMEIVRKLAGYSMGRSDLVRRAMSKKKHKVMEEERQNFIYGIVDKDGNIEVPGCLRNGISVEAANKIFDQMMDFASYAFNKSHAAAYAVVAYQTAYMMCYYPTEFIAAMLNSVMGNNEKVAYYIRFAKEKDIEVLPPHINESYSKFTVNKEKIRFGMASIKNVGGNVTDSIVKVREEKGKFKDFMDFAEKIDVSTVNKRAAESLIKSGAFDEFGVYRSQLLAIMEKVLDGVSSQKKRNIQGQLNLFQDFENDDSTMDIKIEYPKIKEFEKKYILAMEKEMTGLYLSGHPLDEYVQTLNYVTNTNSSEIVSNQLLEGEEQLDNTKIRDGDKVIIGGTIAEISKKITRNNAMMAFLRLEDLYGSVEVIIFPKTYEKVKTMLDDDALVIVSGRISIREEEAPKVLCEKIEPLIKNSEEKLKAIFDHSKDRTKGYDSTNNRSNLKNFERSKPQISSTLVDNGRKIYIQVTDEDGQKEAIDFLRSLPKDYRGNTRIVLFRKSDRVALNVSYELWVNEDTDIVKLLKEKFKEENVKEK, encoded by the coding sequence TTGTCGAGGGATTTTGTACATCTTCATGTCCATACGGGTTATAGTCTTTTAGATGGTTCTGGTAAAATATCTCTTATGGTTAAAAGGGCGAAGGAACTAGGGATGAATGCTATGGCTATAACTGACCACGGTGTTATGTATGGTTGTGTTGAGTTTTATAAGGCGGCTAAAGAGGTTGGAATAAAACCTATTCTTGGCTCTGAGATATATGTTGCATCAAAGTCAATGCATATAAAAGAGCAAGGAAGAAAAAATGATACGCATCATTTAGTATTACTTGTTAAAAACAGTACTGGCTACGATAACTTGATGAAGATAGTTAGTGCTGCTTCTATAGATGGATTTTACTATAAACCAAGGGTTGATCACGATTTTTTAAAGAAGCATAGTGAGGGGCTAATTGCCTTGAGTGCTTGTCTTGGAGGAGAAGTTCAAGGACATATATTGAAAAGTAATTTAGACATTGCAAAGGAAACAGCATTATTTTATAAGGAAACATTTAAAGATGGATTTTATCTAGAATTGCAAAACCATGGAATGCGAGAGCAGATCATGGTAAATGAACACCTAATAGCTATGTCAAAAGAACTTGATATTCCATTAGTCGCTACTAATGATATCCACTATATTAATAAGGAAGATTCTAGAGCTCATGATATTCTTCTTTGCATACAAACTGGAAAAACTATTGATGAAAAAGGAAGAATGAGTTATCAGCCAGAGCAATTCTATATTCGTTCTCAAGAAGAGATGGAAGAACTTTTTGGTTATGTTGAAGAAGCATTAGATAATACTGTTAAGATAGCAGAACAATGTAATTTTGATTATGAATTTCATGTATCGAAGCTTCCAAATTTTCCACTCCCTTCAGAACAAGATCATTTTCAATATTTAAGAGATACTTGCTATAAAGGCTTAGCAGAACTCTATGAGGAAATAACAGAAGAGATAAAAGTAAGATTAGATTATGAACTTGATATTATAAAGACCATGGGCTATGTTGATTATTTTCTTATAGTATGGGATTTTATAAGGTTTGCTAATGAAAATGGTATTCCTACTGGTCCAGGGAGAGGCAGTGCTGCTGGTTCCATAGTAGCTTTTACTTTGGGAATCACAAAAATTGATCCAATTAAATACAGTTTACTTTTTGAGAGATTTCTTAATCCAGAAAGAGTAAGCATGCCAGATATAGATTCCGATTTTTGTTATGAACGCAGGCAAGAAGTTATTGATTATGTTGTGGATAAATATGGTTATGAGTCTGTTTCACAGATAATAACTTTCGGAACCATGGCAGCTAGGATGTGTATCCGAGATGTTGGTAGAGCTATGAATTATTCCTATTCAGAGGTTGATGCTATTGCAAAAATGATACCAAATATGCTTGGAATCAATATAGAGAGAGCCTTAGAGGTTAATTCGGAATTGAAAGCTGCTTATGAAGAAAATGAAAGGGTTAGAGATCTAATAGATGTATCGAAGACTTTGGAGGGACTTCCAAGGCATACCTCAACTCATGCAGCAGGAGTAGTTATAGCGTCTCAGCCTTTAGTAAGTTATGTTCCACTTCAAAAGAATGATGAAGCAATAGTAACTCAGTATACTATGGGGACACTAGAAGAGCTCGGACTTTTGAAGATGGATTTCTTGGGACTCAGAACCCTAACTGTTCTAAAAGATGCTGTAGATATGGTGAAGCAGAACAAGAGAATTGAAATTGATTTAGATAAGATAGATGATGCCGACCCTAAAGTCTATACAATGGTTGGGGAAGGTAAAACTGTAGGTGTATTCCAATTAGAATCTGCTGGCATGACTTCCTTTATGAAAGATTTAAAGCCAGATAGCTTAGAAGATATCATAGCAGGAATATCTCTTTATAGACCAGGTCCTATGGCTGAGATTCCAAGGTATATAGAAGGTAAAAGAAATCCAGCTAAAATTAGATATGAAACTCCAGAATTAGAACCAATACTAGGGGTAACTTATGGTGTTATGGTTTACCAAGAACAAGTAATGGAGATTGTTAGAAAACTAGCAGGCTATTCAATGGGGAGATCTGATTTAGTTAGAAGAGCTATGTCTAAGAAAAAACATAAGGTTATGGAAGAAGAAAGACAAAATTTCATATATGGAATAGTAGACAAGGACGGAAATATAGAAGTCCCAGGATGTTTACGCAATGGCATATCAGTTGAAGCTGCTAACAAAATATTCGATCAAATGATGGATTTTGCTAGTTATGCCTTTAATAAATCCCACGCTGCAGCATATGCAGTAGTGGCGTATCAAACAGCCTATATGATGTGTTATTATCCTACAGAATTTATAGCAGCTATGCTTAACAGTGTTATGGGTAATAATGAAAAAGTTGCTTACTATATTAGGTTTGCAAAGGAAAAAGATATAGAAGTACTTCCACCACATATAAATGAAAGTTATTCTAAGTTTACTGTAAATAAGGAAAAGATACGCTTTGGTATGGCTTCAATAAAGAATGTTGGGGGAAACGTAACAGATAGTATAGTTAAAGTCAGAGAAGAAAAGGGAAAATTCAAGGATTTTATGGATTTTGCCGAAAAAATCGACGTATCTACTGTTAATAAAAGAGCTGCAGAAAGCTTGATAAAATCTGGAGCTTTTGATGAGTTTGGAGTCTATAGATCTCAACTTTTAGCTATAATGGAGAAAGTTTTAGACGGAGTGTCAAGCCAAAAGAAAAGAAATATTCAAGGGCAATTAAACTTGTTCCAAGATTTTGAGAATGATGATTCAACCATGGATATTAAAATAGAGTATCCGAAGATAAAAGAATTTGAAAAGAAGTACATTCTAGCTATGGAAAAGGAAATGACGGGTCTTTATTTAAGTGGTCATCCTTTAGATGAATATGTTCAAACCTTAAACTATGTAACTAACACCAATTCTAGTGAGATTGTATCAAATCAACTTTTAGAAGGCGAAGAGCAGTTAGATAATACTAAAATTAGAGATGGAGATAAGGTTATAATAGGTGGAACCATAGCTGAAATATCTAAAAAGATAACCAGAAACAATGCCATGATGGCATTTTTGAGACTTGAGGATTTATATGGTTCCGTAGAAGTTATTATTTTTCCTAAGACCTATGAAAAAGTAAAAACTATGCTTGATGATGATGCTCTTGTTATTGTATCGGGAAGAATAAGTATAAGAGAAGAAGAAGCGCCAAAGGTTCTATGTGAGAAAATTGAGCCTTTGATTAAGAATAGTGAAGAAAAATTAAAAGCTATTTTTGATCATTCAAAGGATAGGACTAAAGGATATGATTCTACTAATAATAGAAGTAATTTAAAGAATTTTGAGAGAAGTAAGCCTCAAATAAGTTCGACACTTGTTGATAATGGAAGAAAAATATATATACAGGTAACTGATGAAGATGGACAAAAAGAAGCCATAGACTTTTTAAGATCTTTACCTAAAGATTATAGAGGAAATACAAGAATAGTACTTTTTAGGAAGTCTGACAGAGTAGCTCTTAATGTCAGTTATGAGCTTTGGGTTAATGAAGATACAGACATTGTCAAGTTATTGAAAGAAAAATTTAAAGAAGAGAATGTAAAAGAGAAATAA
- the pfkA gene encoding 6-phosphofructokinase: MKTIGVLTSGGDSPGMNAAIRAVVRTALQNNIRVVGIQRGYSGLINGEITELTRDSVSDIIQRGGTILKTARSNTFRTEEGRRRAADVLKVFGVEGLVVVGGDGSFMGAKLLSDLGVATIGLPGTIDNDLAYTDYTIGFDTALNTVIDAVNKLKDTSSSHERASVVEVMGRNCGDIALYSGLAGGAESIILPEKPFDMDELCRGILEGKMRGKLHNLIMVAEGVGKAEEIAKKIEDITGIEARVTKLGHIQRGGSPTVADRVLATRMGYRAVELLREGKSARVVGIKNNKIIDLDITEALAIESKFDEDLFKIAETISY; encoded by the coding sequence ATGAAAACCATAGGTGTTTTAACAAGCGGAGGAGATTCTCCAGGAATGAACGCAGCGATAAGAGCAGTGGTACGTACAGCACTTCAGAATAACATAAGAGTAGTAGGGATACAACGAGGATATAGTGGACTAATAAATGGCGAAATTACCGAATTAACAAGAGATAGCGTTTCTGATATTATTCAGCGTGGAGGTACAATCCTTAAAACAGCTAGGAGCAATACCTTTAGGACTGAAGAAGGAAGAAGAAGAGCAGCGGATGTGTTAAAGGTCTTTGGAGTTGAAGGACTTGTAGTAGTTGGCGGTGATGGTTCCTTTATGGGGGCTAAGCTTTTATCAGACCTAGGAGTTGCTACTATAGGACTACCTGGTACTATAGACAATGATTTGGCATATACAGATTATACAATTGGCTTCGATACAGCATTAAATACGGTCATAGATGCTGTGAATAAATTAAAGGATACATCTAGTTCTCATGAAAGAGCGAGTGTCGTTGAAGTAATGGGAAGAAATTGTGGTGACATAGCTTTGTACTCCGGTCTTGCTGGCGGTGCAGAAAGCATCATTCTTCCAGAAAAACCTTTTGATATGGATGAACTATGCAGGGGGATTTTAGAAGGAAAAATGAGAGGCAAATTACATAATTTAATAATGGTAGCAGAAGGTGTCGGAAAAGCAGAAGAAATAGCAAAAAAGATAGAAGATATCACAGGAATTGAAGCTAGAGTCACAAAACTTGGACACATACAAAGAGGTGGAAGTCCTACAGTTGCGGATAGAGTATTAGCTACAAGAATGGGATATAGAGCAGTTGAGTTGCTACGTGAGGGAAAGTCTGCCAGAGTCGTTGGGATAAAAAATAATAAAATAATAGATTTAGATATAACAGAAGCCTTAGCAATTGAAAGTAAATTCGATGAGGATCTGTTTAAGATTGCCGAAACAATTTCATACTAG
- the pyk gene encoding pyruvate kinase encodes MQKTKMVFTIGPASETEEVLSGLINAGMSCSRHNFSHGDHAEHKGRIDLVKALRTKFNKQIAIMLDTKGPEIRTGKFDPKKVELQKGDKFTIHCGDMDLIGDTTKCAITYTELYKDVVKGNTILIDDGLVGLTVEEIEGNKIHCTVQNTGFVATHKGVNVPNVSIKLPAMTDKDRADLVFGCEQGVDLIAASFIRKAADVLAIRKVLEENGGADIQIFSKIENQEGVDNIDEILEFSDGIMVARGDMGVEIPIENVPVVQKMIIEKCNKAGKPVITATQMLDSMMRNPRPTRAEASDVANAIFDGTDAVMLSGESANGDYPIVAAETMAKICQNAEKHIDYAKALEKRKEQSIPNVANAISLATCTTAMELNAAAIITATQSGYTAKAVSKYRPASPVIAVTPNEKAARKLALNFGVIALVSNKVETTDELISDAVAKAKETELVNDGDLVVIAAGLPVHVSGTTNMLKVHVVGDVLVSGKGVGKAAGFGNAKVITNVADAAKLVQRDDVIVVKNLDKNLMEVLDKVAGVIAEEGGVTSHMAIECVSRNIPLICNAGGATAAIKDGTFVTLDVQRGVVYEGKANVK; translated from the coding sequence ATGCAAAAAACTAAAATGGTATTTACAATTGGTCCTGCTAGCGAAACAGAAGAGGTTTTATCAGGTTTAATAAACGCTGGTATGAGCTGTTCAAGACATAACTTTTCTCATGGTGACCATGCAGAACACAAAGGTAGAATTGATCTTGTTAAAGCTTTAAGAACAAAATTCAATAAGCAAATAGCAATAATGCTTGATACAAAAGGACCAGAAATAAGAACTGGCAAATTTGATCCTAAAAAGGTTGAATTACAAAAAGGTGACAAATTCACAATACACTGTGGAGATATGGATTTAATAGGTGATACAACTAAATGTGCAATCACTTATACTGAACTTTACAAAGATGTTGTAAAAGGAAATACAATCCTTATCGATGACGGTTTAGTAGGACTAACTGTTGAAGAAATAGAAGGAAACAAAATCCATTGTACAGTACAAAACACTGGATTCGTTGCAACTCATAAAGGTGTTAACGTACCAAATGTTTCAATCAAATTACCAGCAATGACTGATAAAGATAGAGCAGATTTAGTTTTTGGTTGCGAACAAGGAGTAGATTTAATTGCTGCTTCATTCATAAGAAAAGCTGCTGACGTATTAGCTATTAGAAAAGTTCTTGAAGAAAACGGTGGAGCAGATATCCAAATCTTCTCAAAAATCGAAAATCAAGAAGGTGTAGATAACATAGATGAAATCCTTGAATTCTCAGACGGTATCATGGTTGCTAGAGGAGACATGGGTGTTGAAATTCCAATAGAAAATGTTCCAGTTGTTCAAAAAATGATTATCGAAAAGTGTAACAAAGCTGGAAAACCAGTTATAACAGCTACTCAAATGCTTGATTCTATGATGAGAAATCCAAGACCAACAAGAGCAGAAGCTTCTGACGTTGCAAATGCTATATTTGATGGTACTGATGCAGTAATGTTATCAGGAGAATCAGCTAATGGTGATTATCCAATAGTTGCTGCTGAAACTATGGCTAAAATCTGTCAAAATGCTGAAAAGCACATCGACTATGCTAAAGCTCTTGAAAAGAGAAAAGAACAATCAATTCCTAATGTTGCAAACGCTATAAGCTTAGCTACTTGCACAACTGCTATGGAATTAAATGCTGCTGCTATAATCACAGCTACTCAAAGCGGTTACACAGCTAAAGCTGTTTCAAAATATAGACCAGCTAGCCCAGTTATAGCTGTAACTCCAAATGAAAAAGCTGCTAGAAAGCTTGCTTTAAACTTTGGTGTTATCGCACTAGTTTCAAACAAAGTTGAAACTACAGATGAATTAATTAGTGATGCAGTTGCAAAAGCAAAAGAAACTGAATTAGTTAACGATGGAGATTTAGTAGTAATAGCTGCTGGACTTCCAGTACACGTATCAGGAACTACTAACATGTTAAAAGTACATGTTGTTGGTGACGTACTAGTATCAGGAAAAGGTGTTGGTAAAGCTGCTGGCTTTGGTAATGCAAAAGTTATAACAAATGTAGCTGATGCTGCTAAATTAGTTCAAAGAGACGATGTTATTGTTGTTAAGAACTTAGACAAAAACTTAATGGAAGTTTTAGATAAAGTTGCTGGAGTAATTGCAGAAGAAGGCGGAGTTACTTCACACATGGCTATTGAATGTGTATCAAGAAATATTCCTTTAATCTGCAATGCTGGTGGAGCAACAGCTGCTATCAAAGATGGCACATTTGTTACTTTAGACGTACAAAGAGGCGTTGTTTACGAAGGTAAAGCTAACGTTAAATAG
- a CDS encoding DUF1540 domain-containing protein, whose amino-acid sequence MADVNCAAWTCVNNIDGLCSARTINVLGNSAIKPMETQCETFAPREFINAIKNSTNLNLGGALAQMMQAGKDYGVRMTPSINCDAENCVYNELGMCNAKAIAISGDDPMTSKNTQCATFTSTW is encoded by the coding sequence ATGGCAGATGTAAATTGTGCAGCCTGGACTTGTGTAAATAATATCGATGGCTTATGTTCTGCTAGAACTATTAATGTCTTAGGAAATAGTGCCATAAAGCCAATGGAAACTCAGTGTGAGACTTTTGCACCAAGAGAATTTATAAATGCAATTAAGAATTCAACAAATCTTAACCTTGGTGGTGCCTTAGCACAGATGATGCAAGCTGGAAAAGATTATGGTGTGAGAATGACGCCTTCTATTAATTGTGATGCAGAGAACTGTGTATATAATGAGTTGGGAATGTGTAATGCTAAGGCGATAGCGATATCAGGAGATGATCCAATGACTTCTAAAAATACTCAGTGCGCAACTTTTACTAGTACTTGGTGA